The sequence TAAGTAAACGATCATATTGGGCTTTTGTCTGGCTTCTATGGTCGCTGTTCCACCTAAGAACAACAACACCATAAACCATCGCTTCAGAGAAGCCGATTGGAAAAGCCTTTGCATAAAAAAGGCTAAAATGGAGATGGTATTTTGTTGGTTATTTTGGTTCATTTTATTTTTAAAATGGGCCTTAATTTTCAGGTTAAAGATGCACAAATCAGCACTGGACAAATGCCATAAATCTACCAATAAATACTATAAATTCGTCAAACATCCTCTTTCGGTGGCAAATGGCCCTTGGTTGACAAAAATTGAGCCTGGGCATGGCAGGCCTCAGGCTCAATGCTCTTCTTACCGTGACTTAGCCCTCTGCATAACTTTTAACTCCTACTCCTCCTCAAGTGGAACACGCTAAGGAAACCACTAACCCAAAGCCCACATCTTGATACCCGATACTCAATACTTGATACTAGATAATAGATAATAGATACTAAACACTTCAATACCCCTCATTCTGCACCAACATCTCATTGGCATCTAAGGCCGCTTGTGGAATAGGGAATAGCACGTGTGTCGGCTTGGCATTGGTGACACCACGCGCCACGGCAGATGATACAAAGGTGCCCATCCTGATCTGATCCTCCCGTCGCTTTCCTTCGGAATAGAATTCCCAAGCCCGTTCGTTTAGCAAATGGGTTCTGAGCTGGGCCATAGACGTAAAATCACTTAGCTCCAACGGCTCCAAATCCGCACGCTCCCTGACCATGTTGATCAGGTCTATTGACTCTTGGTTGGGGCCATTGAGTTCATTCAGCGCCTCCGCCCTACTCAAGAGGATATCGGCATAGCGTACTGCGGGAACATCATTCCCATGTTCATTTCCCAATCCATTGGGATCTGGCCAATATTTAAAGGAACGGGTATTGTTGTTGTTCAGTAGGGAAACGGCATTGCCCTGGCCGTTTATATAGCTGTCCATGATCAGATCCATTCGGGCATCGCCTTCCTCAAAGGAATTGTAAAAGCTGTCGTAAAGCCTGTATTGTGCCGCCCAGTTTCGCCAGGAGTTTAGAAAAGTCAGCCCGGTTTTGGGATCACTGGCAAATCCTTCGGGAAATGCGCCATTGATATAGTTATTTCCAGGACTATTGGGAATCTGAGGATAAGTAAGGATAAATTCCGAATTTTGTTCATTCTCTACCCTGAAAAGCATCGCATAATCAGGGTAAAGACTATAATCCCCCATATCCATCACCTCTTGAGCCATATCGGCAGCTTTTTGCCATTGCTTGGTATTAAGGTAAAACTTGGTCAAAAGTGCTCTGGCTCCGCCATTGTTAGCACGGCCATAAGCTTGCTCTTGGCCAGGCGCAGGCAAGTCAGGGATCACCGCAAGCAATTCAGACTCAACAAACTGCCTCATTTCTTCCTCAGAAGGTCTCGCTAGGTAAATATCATCCTCAGGACTTTGTCGCAACGGCACTGGCCCAAACCAGGTGTGCAGGTAGTAGTAACTCAGGGCCCTGATAAACCTTGCTTCGGCAGCATAGGTTTGCTTCAAATCATCACCAATATTGGCCGCTTCGACATTTTCCAGGACCACATTAGCATTTCGAATGGCACGATAAGGCTTCAGCCACATATCGCCGTACATCCAGCCTACGGATGCATCCCAAGTAAAATTAATCATCAAAACGGCGGTTCGGTTTTCGCCTCCACCGGTCTCCCACTCGATGTCCGTGCACCACTCCTCAATATTCCGCACGCTGTGGTGGGAATAGCCGTTTAAGTACCCTTCTGCATAGGCCGCGTCCAAGGTGGATTTGATTCCTTCCTGGGTGGTCAGAAAGTTTTCTGGTGCCATTTGAGAGAACAACTCTTCATCCAGTACATCGGAACAAGCGCACATCATTCCCAGAACCAGTGCTATCAAGCTATATTTTAGTAATTTCATCGTTTTCATAATTTCCCTATTTAAAATCCAAGTTTCACTCCTAGCAAGAAAGACATCGCCGTAGGATAAGCATTGTAGTCAATCCTGATATTGGCGTTTCCGTTAGGATTGACAGCCGGATCCACGCCATCGTACTTGGTGATGGTCAGCAGATTGGTCCCCGTCACATATACCTGTGCATTACGGAAGGTATTGCTCTGCATGGGGATGGTGTAATTAAGCGTCACGGTGTTTAAGCGCAAGTAAGATGCATCCTGTACCGTATAGGAATTCACTTCTTTTTGTCCTTGGGCAGTTGGATTGACAAAGGAGGGGTATTCATTGGATGGATTTTCCGGTGTCCATCTGTTCAGATAGGGTTCGGCAAACTTATTTCTCCTGAAATTGATCGGAAAATAAGTATCCACTAGGTTGTTGTTCAACATGCTGATGCCGTGCACACCTTCTAAGAACACATACAAGCTAAAGCCTTTGTATTCGAAGGTATTGGCAAGGGAATAGGTCAAGTCCGGAAATGAATTGCCCAGTACTTCCCTGTCATCGGCATTGACGGTTTGGTCCCCATCGATATCGCGGAATTTCAGATCCCCCGGGGCCACATTATCGGTGGTTTGGTCAAAATCATCCCCCTCTTGCCACACCCCGTCTACTTGGTAGCCATAGAAGGAATACATCGGCAAGCCTTCTTTGATAATCCAGATCTGGTTGGCAAAACCGGCACTTCCACCGATGATCTGCCCGACTCCTCCAAGACTGGTCACCTCATTTTTTACCGTGGCCAGATTCAACGTGGTCGTCCAAGTAAAATCTCCATCAA comes from Echinicola vietnamensis DSM 17526 and encodes:
- a CDS encoding RagB/SusD family nutrient uptake outer membrane protein, producing the protein MKLLKYSLIALVLGMMCACSDVLDEELFSQMAPENFLTTQEGIKSTLDAAYAEGYLNGYSHHSVRNIEEWCTDIEWETGGGENRTAVLMINFTWDASVGWMYGDMWLKPYRAIRNANVVLENVEAANIGDDLKQTYAAEARFIRALSYYYLHTWFGPVPLRQSPEDDIYLARPSEEEMRQFVESELLAVIPDLPAPGQEQAYGRANNGGARALLTKFYLNTKQWQKAADMAQEVMDMGDYSLYPDYAMLFRVENEQNSEFILTYPQIPNSPGNNYINGAFPEGFASDPKTGLTFLNSWRNWAAQYRLYDSFYNSFEEGDARMDLIMDSYINGQGNAVSLLNNNNTRSFKYWPDPNGLGNEHGNDVPAVRYADILLSRAEALNELNGPNQESIDLINMVRERADLEPLELSDFTSMAQLRTHLLNERAWEFYSEGKRREDQIRMGTFVSSAVARGVTNAKPTHVLFPIPQAALDANEMLVQNEGY